In Amblyomma americanum isolate KBUSLIRL-KWMA chromosome 8, ASM5285725v1, whole genome shotgun sequence, the DNA window gtatacagctcactCGCTCGAAAAGCCATTGGCATAGTAGTTGGcactgcgtgtcggaaataatcggggggggggggggctgactgATGATTGATTGGTATGTGATGACGAGTAAATGAAATCACTGTAATCAATCtaattaaataaattaaaaaagaaagaaaaacattgaaaaaaggGGGGTTCAGAGGGGCCAAAATGcgcagaatgaaaagccaatgtttGATGaagctaattaagaaaatttagtgcgTGTAATTGATCACTTAATTGAAAATTTTTTctaagaaatgaaaaatgcattcaaaggtgtcaaactgctcagaatggaaagcctgaCCCAGTATGCTGTCATGTCATACCCATAAGGcaagcttaagtgtccgctccaatttttATTGAAATTCTAATGCTCAATTTTCTCTCGGGAGAAGAACTCTAAATGGCACTTCATAAAACAGTAGCATAAAGATCGTGCAGCTAGcgctttcgcttttgtttttttaaagaaaaccatGACGGCTATTGCTGTTCGAAACAATGCATGATGAAGTTGCATGACAACAGCACAAGCACAGGCAGGCAGCCCTTTGCAGGCGGAAACAGTTTCTACCTTCCGGCAAAGCTGCTGCAGAATGCAGCACTTCAGTGGTCAAAAGATAAATACGACAGATATTCTCCCAGCCACCCACAATCCAAAAGCTTTGGAAACACCCGCAACCACGCACTACACATACCACATGCATGTCACAAGCGCATTTGATGAGATCAATGAAGCAGGAATGTGTACATTACTTGGGTGCAGGAGTAGGGTCTTGCTTTACAGGCCTGCGGTGGTCAAAGAAGGAGTGGCATGCTAGTTAGGCAGGAAAGCACCAGAAAGCCGTCCATAAATGCACGCCGATACCACAAAGCAAAATGCACATGCGACAAAGAAATGAGCGCTTCGTTTCCACGCGAATGTGCAGCAGGGAGCTCTGCGACTCACCTGGAAACACGATTCCGCCGTCGCCGTGGAGACACCGATGTAGACCGGGACGatgaagaggaggaagaggacGAAGAGCGGGACGACCCGCTGGAACTGCTTCCACTTGAACTGCTCCCACtagagctgctgccgctgctgcgtgTGCACACAGAGTACGGCACAGACCGCAAGACAAGTCAACAAATGCACCGTCCCTGACGTTTCACCATATTACACAGATCAgactgcaaacacaaaaaaaccaATACAAGCTCCCTCGCTCACGACACAAAGCAGCCATGCTGAACGAGTACACCGGATGAGGTTAAATAAACCCTAGCACATTCCACATGTCTGAATCAAGATATTTTAGTTCACATCATGAACACATACGCATGAGTAaaggtttttgtgaatatgaaacgcttcacaGATTTCCCTTGTTGACTTATCTGTGTGTCTGTGCAGAACTCTGGTTTCATTAAAAAAGGAGTGCGCACAATTTTTAGAAGGCttgctttggttttggtttagGAAGGtctaacgttccaaagcgactcaggctatgagggatgcctaagtgaaaggctccggaaatttcgactacctggggttctttaacgtgcactgacatcgcgcagtgcacgggcctctagaatttcgccaccaccgaaattcgaccgccgcggccaggatcgaacccgcgtcttttgggtcagcagccgagcgccacaaccactgagccactgtggcagctaatttttagaacgattgtgaACTAAAATATCTAGATTCATGTAAGTGAGGTATCAGTATGTCTTTTGGTGTTGCACGTTCACTTCTGGTTGTGAAAGAAAAGAGTAATTTGTGTGTTTCTTTTTAATAAACCGCAGTTCTTAGCCAGTGCTGGTCCTGTCTGCTTCCTCTGCCCCTTGTCTCTGCGCTGTTATTCGCTGTCAGTATGCACAAACTAGTTCAACTTGCCGTCTTACTGATGTCTGAATATTCTATGCGTATCTCAACTTGTTTTTggaatgtttgtttctttttttgcgaaaTCCATTCGTTTTACATATTTATTAACAGCACAACTGCTGCACAACTCACGTAACACCGTATCTAGGGACCTTAGACGTTGCCGAAACTAGCAATCGAGGCGATAAATATTTTCAAAACTACAGCTATCAAATTTCGTGAAGACTAGAAGGGGCGTCAATCGGGCGCAGTTCACAACGGCCCACAATAGACCACGTGCAGTGCGACAGCCAGAGCAGCAACCAATCAAGAAACAATCGCGTATAAGAACTACGCTGCATGCTACTTCTACCGCAGTTAGAGCACATTTTCAATTAATGCGACAATTCCAATGAGACAATGAATTGAACACATGGGAAGAGTCAAAGCGAGAGATGAACTACAGTGAGCAAAGCGGGAAATTCGAATTAGATGAATTagatgtaaagaaaaaaaggtgcaaaaggTTGGCACTTACCTCGCAGCACTGCTTGAGCGCGAGCTACTTGTGGACGCCGTTCTACTCTTCTTGGTGCGTTCTCGGCTTCGATCTTTTTTCGCGTCCGCCGGACGGGCGCGCTTGGGACTTGCGGCCCTGCGAAGTCGGCACGCAGGGCGCGAATTCATCGTCAATGCTTGCCCTACTCGGGGTCTTTGGCAGAACGAAAACTTGTTCGCAAGCCACGAATAGGAGCAAGTTATGGACACCTCTCGTTCCAGCAACGGCACATCGGTGACACCACAAATACTCACATGATCACTGTGGCCAAGGGCACCGAAAGTCAGACTCGGTCTGAAATTGTAAGGAAAATGAATTATTTGACAGAGCGACTTTCCCCGCGACACGCTTGTCGAGTTAAAACAGCCTAGGCTTAGCACAGAATGCTGACGACGCCGGCACACGCCACAGTTTGTAATTCGGCAGCAAATTGCCTTCACATCACGCATGTACAGCTGTCGGGCAGCACTGCAGTGCTATCGCGGTATGCTAAATTCAGCCAAGGAAACTTTAAACGGTCACCTTACCGGCAGTCGCTTCCTACAACGCACgcacaaacaacaaactacacaaCCGGCGCCATGGTGGTCGTGGCTTGACCGCGTCGTCGGCTTACAGCCGTTTACAGCCGTTAACAAGTTTTTCCGAATAGACAAAAATTACACTTGTAAAAACTATTTGACTATTTTTGTAATTGTCTaaacttcaaaaatgtttttgtgttaGTGTAAATTGGAAGGTTGTTACACGCTAGGCGACCTTCGTCTTCTTTGACGCTTTCTTTCAAAACAGAAACCTACCGAAAACACCGAAACCATCTGACGATTTGGAGCTATGGCGGCACGTCATTTGAGCGAGTAGATGTGATAACTGCTTGTGATAGTTGTCATTGTTTGGCGTTCTTTACAAGTCACACGCACAGTCCAATCGTTTCCTGCCCTTTCCAAgactacagtgctctagaatatgggtagtgggttcaggagccagcgcgctccatgcgatgcggtgaggcggcgagtgtcgacaggtcccggatgtaagcggtggcgctgttgtagcgtgggctgtaggctcggcgcgcccgcgcgcgcggctagcagtcccgccaagctgcctgcagctgtttgttgctttttgtgcggtgcatttttcctctttgtgagttcgcggcgttaagactacggtcatgccgaatcgtcggcgtcaacggcattgttttgctcccgggtgcaaaacgggataccagtggacgaaaggcgatcagccgtcgctcttcgctgtgttaaaggatgagaaccgacggaagcagtgggaacgcaaccttcatcgaaaagataaggttttggacgaaacctgctgtgtgtgtgagctacatttcgagccatcatgcattgtgagggactttatacacatcattgacggcaaagaagtccgcatcccgcgtggaaagccggaacgtttacccgatgcggtgccaactttgctgccgaacgcgccgagctatctgtcaaagaaaataccgctacagagaccacctagaaagaggaaaagcacaagtacatatcctaatgaagcgaaaagaccacaaagtaatgcttccgacgttaaggaatcgaggtgtccgggcattgacactgagagtagcgtgttggcgaacgaccaagaccattgtgaagttgacgaagcatctgtgccggacgatttttctaagctggatgttccttcaaagccaggacagtgagtttactgcaatttgtgacaaaggagggttgctctacccgtctcgtgtgcttttttttgatggtgagaaggctggaaaacctttcacaacctttttttttgtcaggaaaagctgtgcagtaacagcatagtagatgttatggtgctgggaaaatctcagatttcatgtggtgtagggtgcagccagcactcagaagcgctcgcagtcagcattctcaagttttatgttttgacaaggctgcatttttatgttaaatcaatcaatgagtcgcgagaagctggcaggaaaaagaagcttcatgctaagatgggcaagtgctcatagtctcgcggctaaatgtactgtgcaaacaagaaaacacggcattcctttgagtAATTCAAGAATAGGTttcacactgtgcatagttggagcgctgcaatagaggagtgctttgttttataaaagttattttatcttgtcttgcattcatcagcgtttatacatcggcggcaattgacccttcgttttcatgaaaaaaatgcatgcatcaaaataacaattaaaacaggggcatgaaatgtaaagttcgacgaaaactcgtccggtcaggtagaagattcatgtaaaaaggaaaggaacgccgaccaaaggtcagaacgtcttcttttttaacaacctttggtcggcgttcctttcctgtttacaaaacagaggcatgcataccacacttaaaattatcgcattcacatatagtacgctgtacacacaacggtctccaagtgaagcgttttttttattgcaatttcttgttgccccgcccctctactaaaacccttccgatggctcaagctggagtacactcggccacgtttgccgacagcttcgagttggccgctggataaccccgatgatcgatagaatttttgctcctctccctgtactcagcctttcctatgggcggcgataatactagtatgcactaacgttgaaatatgggagccgtacctgcaaaagagcatgatcagcgttgcgaagcattaacggggccgctcgtccgcaccaccgcgctatcggctgttggctactactacatctaattttcttgatttgccgacaatatctgtgtacagcttcacctatttgtaggacctgttttaaaagacagagccttgcttatttctccgacgattctatgcacagcgcgcatccacggcgcggcgcgccgcatttcatacagcccatgctctggtggcgccatctggtatcgtcgacacaagtcgcctcaccgctggccgctccctgaacccactacccatattctagagcactgtaccaaGACAACGGTTTCGGCCTATCATGGACGGAGATTCCGCATCTTCGAAGTGGGGACCTGCGCTGTCACGGTAATGCGATGCGATGTTCTTCCTTGTCATGTCACTCATGAAGAAATCCAATTAATTGCAGGCTGATGGATATTCTGAACAGCCTTCAGGCTCAAGTTGACGCCGAGCGGCGATCAGTGGACATTATGAACGAGATGTACCGACAGTTCATCTCTCTGTGAGTTTCAGCAATGCTTAACAGTCGTACTTATGAAaaccttcatctttttctcctgcCTTAACGTCGTCCACATTTTATTCTCCAGACCAAACAGTGAGAAAAAACCACAGCAAGATGAGACAAATTCAGGTCAAGGTGACTTAGCGCAAAGTAtgagctttttttctttgttgctgtAGCTAATGGTACACTGCCGGTCATTTTAAAACGCGGCAACGTTTGTACCGCAGTAATGTTCTTTGTTCTCATAAACTGTGTTGGGTACAacgcttgttttgtttttctttcacagCCTTGAAAAATCTTGAAGAGCAGCTGGAAAATGCTAACTCCGTGCTAGTTAAAGCTAGGCAGCTCAGAAATGGAGATGTAAGTATAGTCTTCATCAATCATACAAAGCAGTGTGCATTAATGGGTGATCCCATATTCAttgctgaataataataataattggtttttggggaaaggaaatggcgcagtatctgtctcatatatcgttggacacctgaaccgtgccgtaagggaagggataaaggagggagtgaaagaagaaaggaagaagaggtgccgtagtggagggcttcggaataatttagaccacctggggatctttaacgtgcactgacatcgcacagcacacgggcaccttagcatttttcctccgtaaaaacgcagccgccgcgtgtgCGATTTGTAGATGGGTCACCTAAGTTTCGTTTCACTAGAGTCAGCTATGCGTCTGAGAATATAATCACTCTGGGAGTAGTGTGAGTGATGCCGTACGGAGTTGTACTTTGATATGTAGTTAATTTATGTTTCTCTTCTgaattttctgaatttttttttataggcAGGCAATGAGCCTAAAAGTGAAAGGCATACAACAAGAGCGAAAAATCGTCCTGGGGAGCCATCGAGGAAGGGTGATGACTGCCTGAGTGATAAGGTTTGTGTGACCCATTTGGTTGCTATTCTttttacacacacaaaaaacctgCTCCGTATTGATATCTGCACAGATAGTTTATCGTCGTGTTCTGTTCGGGAGCATATTGTGCACATAAATGAGCAGCTTTGCTCATGTATCAATCTAACTGCTTTGTTTCTAGCATGTAATTTAAAGCAAAAAAGTGGGAAAAAATGCTACTATTTCCCTCATGAAAATGCGAGCCCATCTTTTGCATATTTCTATTGTTTGTTGAAATTTTGATTTAGTGCAAATGCTTGGTACAAGCTTGCACCTGACAACAGCTTTAACTTCATCCACAGCCCCAACCCATTGGAAAGTCAACTGTGCCAAAGCAACCACTGCGACCGCGAAGTCGTTCTGTGGTTTCAGCAAGAAAACTGAGCACTGTCATCAGAGGACAGCCGCGCTCGACATCCCAGACAAGATGCCAGAAACAGCCGTCACAGCGCCGAGCCCCAAGTCCTTTGAAGAAGGTGGACAGAATCAACTACAAGTATGTCTCTCATTTAAGACAAGGGGGAAATATGTCAGAGTAATTCGGCCTGTACATCGTAGCATGCTGTCAAGCATGCAGATGCACTGCTATAATGTTGGTTAACGTGTATTTTTTTTCCCCACCAAGGATAAGCAGGGGCTGATTTATGGGTGTTTCAAGGATGCGGCCCTATTTATACAATGCATTTTGCATAgctttctcataaaaaaaaatctctcaCTTGGGATGGGCACGGCAGCCCACGCCCCCTTAAATTCACTTATTCCCACTAAGGATAAGTGGTGCACAAGACTGTAATATCTGTAATATGTTAGGCAATCACTGACGTTATTCCTTTTACAGGAGCACTAGGGAAATTGAATTTTGGTTTTTATAGTAAGAGTTAATAGTAGGCCGTGTCTTTGTTGGCatttatgaagcagcagaaaacattTTATTGCTGAGAAATCGGAACATAAAATTGGAATGTTTTTTTCGCATCACTTAGTTCAAGCTCTTGACAGTAATGCTAGCATTGTGTGCATTAGGGACTCCACGGTCGGCCGTTGTAGGTTGCTGGTGGTGTGACCTAGACTGTGAGATCCGTTACTGAAATCACACATCATGCCTTCAGAGTTATTTTTTGGAAGTGGCTTTGGATTGCGACACCTGTCTTTCGCCTTTTGATATTTTCTAAATTATAAAATCTCGGTTTTCTCTAAAATTCATCTTTCTTTTGTCATTAGAATGCAGTAATGAATCAGTattaaatgacaaaaaaaaacattcaatgtTTCTTTAGTGTTTCTTTAGCACGTTTCTATCTCTGATGTATTTCCTGGATCGAAACTTGTTAGTGTGCTGTTTTTTTAGCCTCTTGTGGTGTCGGCAAGTGTGTACAGACATCTGCCATCCAGCATACCGCAGTGTGCCTGCAACAAAGCAGTTTACTTGTTTGTGGACAAGCATTCATTGTGTATCCATCAGTCTGTAATAGTGATTTATATGTGGTGATTTGTCGCCCATCTATCACCACTGCTTGTTACATTAAAAATGGCATTTTTGGTGCTCCGTGTTCATTACAGCTCTGGAAGATTTGTTGAACAAGGCCAAAATTGAGACAGGGCTCGAAAGTTAGTCCCCGGCCTTAAtttatttgtttgcttttctGGTGCACAGCTAAAATCTTTGCCCACTGAATAGTTGTTTACTTGTGGGCCCTGTTATTAAATTTGTTCCTGTTAAAGTTTGTCACAGGCTAAGACACTGTATTACTTGTACCTTGTACTTTTGATGCCTAATGGTTCTTGTAGGCTGCAGCAAGCTCCTGCAGCCCATTTCAGTGCAAAGATGGAAAAAGTGTTTCTTTGCAGATATCAGCGCTAAGGGGGACGGTCATCTGAAGTTATTTCAGCGACATTCTCTATTTGGGTATGAACTTAACAGGCATGGCTTTAACCAAGTTTTAACTGGAAATGCTCCGCTTGCTTGCTTTTGCTGCTCAGGCTGACTGGCCAATGATTCTTTAtaccatttttttcttctgatctgACAAAGTATATGTTGTAATTTCAGTGTgcaaaatttcaattttcatttctaGCTTTGATGTTGCTTTTTGTCTCAGCTATTGCCAACACCGTTTCTTGACTGTTTGCCCTTTGCTCCCCTGAATTATGTAGTGAACTCTTGTTATTTTGAACTCCCTTAATTTGAGCTTTCCGTTTATCCAAACAGATGCTTTGGACCTGCCCACATTGAGTGCATTAAGAAGGTGCCACTTAATTAGAAAAAGTTTTCGTTCTTCTTTGAGCTTTAATTATCTCTGAGAGTTGACTGCATTTTTTTCCAGCAACACATCAATGCCTGCTGCACAAAACTCGGGACTTAATTTTTGCAGCTAGTTTTGTTGGACATGGTGAACATGATTTACAAACATGCTGTACTCTGTGCGGTTTGCTTAGTGCTCACTGCCCTTCCTTATGTTCACTTTTGAAGGGACTCTGACGACAATGCCGTCTAATATTTGTTGTTCATAAAAGTCAATCCGGCGGCTCTTTCTGGGTACTTCGATGTAAATACGCATTTATTACTGAGGAAATCCCATTTAAAAATTCTCCCATGGCTTGATTTAAACTCATACTGTCTGTATACGGAGAAAAGGACTCTGTGATCACTGTTTTAAAATGAATGTTGGTGCAGGCTAGCCTCTGGGATCCCTGGCTCAAGATCGACGCATCACAGTGACTTGCTTTAAAATCGGGTGGTGGTGGCACCACGTGTCtcattttttggccttttctagccgacaaaaaagcaatttttttcaggCATAGTAGCGTTTttatcttaaagggacactgaggagaaattgaagttggcttgtatcgatagaataccagctcctgatcacaaaaacgccgctcttactgaaaacaaagctcttgtaaggtagaaaatagcaagaaccaaaatacaggtatcgccaccacaggccaatctcgcaagtacaagcgtggtgacgccataggacaagagacgccaccttggaggaattttccttcctacatgctgtcgcgaatctctgaggctgacaaaggaaggttgcgcggttcaatattggagtaagttttgttttcaaaccgatagtgcacttttatcacacaaggaaggcaggcaaaagacaacctgaatgttggaagcaaagaaaaccgattcTTGGCGGTgctacaggcggccaggagagtttcgatttgttatggcgcttcgcgtctatgagctttgtgtgccccgtggttttgtttttgacgcgcctcaaacagtagaggaactccaagtgccgcttcaagtgctagttaacctttgaaggagcctgttaaggctagTAAGATGATCGCCAAGGTCGATTAAAAACTATGATGATGgcatgatggtcggtgatcgtacaaggcagtttgcagtataaagagcacttgtgtcttcgcacgctcgcccggcgaaacattcccggctgtgcagtcaacttcaagctacttaacggaaatcgtttattatggacgggagacaaggtacaaggcagttaagaaaaattgctgatggcctagctgtgttaggccaggatatgcgtagcgaaagcgcggagatttctgcatcggaagagtgcattcactagatgtgcctttattGACGCTCATACcctgagccgtcgtggcggagtggtagagtctccgcctcaaacgccaaaggccgtagttcgattccgagcctcggcacaggatctttcttttattcagtgaaagggcggggggtttcagtggctcccatagatgccgccaccgaatacgttggttagctgttTAGCACGCTTATGCTCCGGCGTAATGCGCACGCGCACTTCACGGCGACGtcgtgtcggccaaagcgagacccttatactccaactgcgctttttggcggcttcggcgcactttgaccgcactggcggagacttggagcatgtctcagTTTCATTCTGagagcgccagccgccgccggcccggccagactgattcggctccgcggcgaggtgcgcgttgtgacgtaattcaatagctttggcagttagccggagctgttctttttgagctctcggctaatttaatccattcacagtgcacatctgaaggtacctgcaagtgggcgagagagcctaatccagtggacccgttggatctagcggaagccgttgaagcgtcgtgcgtcggccttagtttcaagccgccaactttaaacgtgaccgcccttgagcacccacccgttttttgtggcaaaaaaaataaataacttggcccttgcaaccgtgggagacctgctgcaccgtgcaaccgtgccgttcaaggaatcccaatccgttggccccaattAAAGCCCAGAcaagcctccgatgggcgcaacgcgccgaccttgtttTGGCCCCtggcgactccccgcactggggttacgaTATTTACTTTGCAGTGGCTGCttacggcggaagggggaaacgacccaccggccctaacctaaccgtgctccctcaaaagcatcgcacgctctgtggggctgaggtcgctgaaatgcaggccggagtttttgcgagaactacgtcgtcgtaacgctggcaagacgccggtgcaaacataaacgaagTGACgatagcgacccccgatagacgctttcaacgtgcggtggcgatagccttcatttcggcagctgctagaccgcaccgctagccaccagaaaccACGGAGTCTGCGTTGACGTCACGTTTCATGTCActctgtcctatgacgtcataagagttctccgtgacgtcataagagtgctcgagtttgaatcagagcggcgggaaaaactttttcaacttcgaatccaaatttctttgaaataaatgcatctttcactcccggacaagcggcaacaaagccatgaaattccgaactatcagattttgctaaaaaaaaaaaattgatagagttcttctcagtgtccctttaagcacaTTGTAATCTATCTctaacttcaatttgtcctccaTGTCCCATTAACTGATCTGGAAAAGAATTGTGGCTATGTTGGGATTGCTCACGTCAAAGCATCCCATGTTTTCACATCTAGATGAGAAAAGAATGTATTCCAACAGGGAACTGCTCGGCACTCCAGAAGCCCTGGCACAGATTCGTCAGTTCTCAGCACTGGTGGATGAAGCACGAAAGTGTGCAGCAGTGGAGGCCGAGTGCCCCGAGCGGCGCCAGTTCCTGGCCATGTATGATGCTGAGGTATGTGCCCGACTTTTAAACTGCAGATCGCCTTTCATTGTGCTGGTTATTGTATTTATATAATTCCTACCCTCTTGGCCAAAAGCTTTCAGGACACA includes these proteins:
- the LOC144101374 gene encoding uncharacterized protein LOC144101374, with amino-acid sequence MDGDSASSKWGPALSRLMDILNSLQAQVDAERRSVDIMNEMYRQFISLPNSEKKPQQDETNSGQGDLAQTLKNLEEQLENANSVLVKARQLRNGDAGNEPKSERHTTRAKNRPGEPSRKGDDCLSDKPQPIGKSTVPKQPLRPRSRSVVSARKLSTVIRGQPRSTSQTRCQKQPSQRRAPSPLKKVDRINYKELLGTPEALAQIRQFSALVDEARKCAAVEAECPERRQFLAMYDAEEDGGDGEPGRNKVPSVLLSPEFPTRNELQAEFHAYVDKKCNALEKCVAEFCATSVLPLLESTECPDLEYAAAIQTFYGIICNKGRRFPPFVVQEE